Part of the Leptotrichia massiliensis genome, AACAAAAACTATCTTAATTAATATTGAGATGGTTTTTTATTTTGATTTTTTATTATATAAAAAAGCTACCAAAACAAAGATGGTAGCTTAATTCTTCCAAAGAAGAAAATCTATTTATCTAATACAATTATACACTATTTTTATAAAATGTCAAGTTTTTTATTTTTAATATTAATTAAAAGTCAAATCAAGAGTTCATCTATAAACATTATCGGACGTAATAATAATTTATAATTTTAATGTAAAATCAAAAGATATCAATCAAAAAATTAGTTATAAAAATTAATATCGAGTAATACAAAGCAATAAATTATTGACTAATTCACAAAATAATAAAAGGAAAAATATTTAAATTTATGATATAATATTTATAGAAAAAGAAAAAAATTTTATAAATAAAAACAGAATTGAGACTAAAATTTTAGAAAATGGAGGGAATTAGGACGTGAAAAGAAAAACTATTAAAAACACAGTTGAAATATCGGGAATTGGGCTTCATAAAGGAGAAGAGATAAAATTAACTTTGAAACCTAGCGAAAATAATGATGAAAGAGGAATTATTTTTAAAAGAATAGATGTGAGCGGGAAAAATAATGTTATAAAGGTTGATTATAGAAATTTATTTGATTTGGAGAGAGGAACAAACATTAGGAATGAAGATGATGTGAAAGTTTATACGATTGAACATTTTTTATCATCACTTTCAATTACAGGAGTGACTGATATTTTAGTTGAAATTTCAGGGAATGAATTACCTATTTTGGATGGAAGTTCGGCTGGATTTGTTGAAAAATTGCTAGAGGCTGGAATTGTAGAGTTAAATGAGGAAATAGAACCTGTTATAATTACGGAACCTGTTATATTTTCAGATGAAAAGGCAGGGAAATATGTGATGGCATTGCCTTATGATGGGTTTAAAATATCTTATACGATTGATTTTAATCATAGTTTTTTGAAATCACAGTATTATGAGCTCGAAGTAAATTTAGAAAATTATATGGAAAATATTGCAAAATGTAGAACTTTTGCATTTGATTACGAAATAGACTTTCTTAAAAAGAATAATTTAGCGTTGGGAGGAAGTTTGGAAAATGCTGTGGTAGTGGGATCGGATGGTCCATTAAATCCAGAAGGGTTGAGATATCCTGATGAATTTGTAAGACATAAAATTCTTGATATAATTGGAGATTTATATGTTTTGGGAATGCCTATAAAGGCCCACATTA contains:
- the lpxC gene encoding UDP-3-O-acyl-N-acetylglucosamine deacetylase; protein product: MKRKTIKNTVEISGIGLHKGEEIKLTLKPSENNDERGIIFKRIDVSGKNNVIKVDYRNLFDLERGTNIRNEDDVKVYTIEHFLSSLSITGVTDILVEISGNELPILDGSSAGFVEKLLEAGIVELNEEIEPVIITEPVIFSDEKAGKYVMALPYDGFKISYTIDFNHSFLKSQYYELEVNLENYMENIAKCRTFAFDYEIDFLKKNNLALGGSLENAVVVGSDGPLNPEGLRYPDEFVRHKILDIIGDLYVLGMPIKAHIIAIKAGHYVNSRLTEMIAKKYL